The DNA region TCAGGTGAAAGAAAACTAACCGTGACCTTTGAACAGCCTCCTGAAAAAGCTGCTGACCAGCAATAATTTCCTCTCGCTGGCAAATAACGGGCTGGTTGCATTCTTTGCTTTTGTCAGTTTTTTTCTACTGGTCAGAGCTTTACCTCAGGAAACTTTTGGCGAATGGGTTTTGCTCATCACCACAGGAGGTTTTATTGATATGCTTCGGTTCGGGATTACCCGGACTGCCGTGATACGTTTTGTCTCCGGAGCGGAAGAACAGGATGCCAAAGCACTCATCGGGGCCAACAGCCTTATAAATTTCTTCTCCACCGCACTTACCTCTCTTTTAATCTATTTTATCTATCTCACATTGGAAGAGCGACTTGCCGATTCCGGTTTCCTGCTGTTTTTCAAGTGGTATCCGCTGCTGGCATTTTTCAACCTTGGTTTCAACAATGCCCAATCAGTCCTTCAGGCCAAAATGCGTTTTGACCTGATGCTGGCGCTCAGGATGGTGAATGTGCTCAGCTTCATGCTATTCCTGGTTATCAATTTGTGGACGAAGTACGACATTGATACCATCGTCTGGGCCTACCTCGTCACCAACCTCATCAGCTCCCTCCTGGCCTCGGTTTTCAACTGGGACGGAATAAGATACACATTCAAGGCTACCAGGCAGGCTATACGGGTCATCCTGAATTTCGGAAAATACACTACAGGCACCCTGATCGGGAGTAACCTGCTGCGAAGCTCCGATACATTTATTATCGGGTTGAGTAGTTTCATGGGAGCAGCCGGGGTAGCCGTGTACAGTATTCCGCTCAAATTGACCGAGATTATTGAGATACCCCTCAGAAGTTTTGCCGGCACGGCATTTCCAAGCATGTCGAAAGCTGCCATTGAAGGCAAAACCGACGAAGCCAGATTGATCTTTTACAGGAATGCCGGAGGCACTACCCTGCTCATGGTTCCACTCATGGCCCTGAGTTTCATATTTGCTGAACAAATTGTTTGGTTTCTCGGAGGTGACGATTATGTGGTTTCAGCGAATATTTTCAGAATCTTCTGCATCTATGGTCTGCTGCTTCCCATTGACCGCTTTCTGGGTGTTGGGCTGGACAGCATCAATATGCCGAGGCAGAACTTTTACAAAGTATTATATATGGCCACCTTTAATATAATAGGTGACCTGATTGTGGTTTTTGGACTTTTGCAGCTGTTGCTTGGCAGTTCATGGCTGGTATTGCTCGGACAAGGTTTTGCTCCCGACGATGCCTACCGCATTGCCCATGGTTTTTCGCTGATCAAAAGCCTCGAAATGGTGGCGATTGTCACTATACTTTTCACTGTGATAGGCATTATGGTGGGTTATTACTATATGGATAAGACCCTGAAGCTTGACAAATATGCTATATTTGCTGAAGGCATAAATGTGCTGAAAACAAACTGGCATATTTTGCTTGATAATCTTAAACACAACAGGCGCGCATGAACCTTTTCTCGTCGTTGAGGGACAAAAACGGTGCAGAGAAGTTGCAGCATCCTTTGATGGTGCTGATGCTTGTCGTGCTTGCTGTGCTGCTGGGATACATCATTGCCAGAGGTGGAATGATGGTCGCGATCGCCTTGGTTGGCTTGTTTCCTGCCATAGTTTTTGCCAACAGATTTCTCAACAACCCAAGGGTTGGGGTTTATACCATCATCGTACTGGCTTTCACCGCCATCGGGCTAACCCGCTACATCCGTGGTGTGCCGCTTGGTCTTACCATTGATGGTTTTCTTGTGCTGACCTACATCGCGATATTTTTCAGGTACTTTTACGAAAAAATTAACTTCAACCAGATCAACCGCGACATCATTTACCTTTCTGTGGTCTGGTTTTTATATAGCATCCTGCAATTGGTTAATCCCGAAGCCCTGAGCCGGACAGCATGGTTTTATGCCATGCGTGGTATCTCGCTCTACATGCTCCTTTTGATTCCAATAGCCCTGCTGATTTTCAACAGATTACGCTATTTAATGATCTTACTGTACATGTGGGGGGCTTTTTCGATCTTGGGAACCCTCAAAGGCCTTCAGCAGCTATACATCGGCCCTGACTATGCAGAGCAATTCTGGCTGGACACCGTGGGAGCAGTCACGCACGTGCTTTTTGGTGAGTTGCGGGCGTTTTCATTTTATTCCGACGCTGGTCAGTTTGGGGCAGCCCAGGGGGCCGCAGGTATCGTTGGATTGCTTGTGGCTACTAATATCAAAGGTAAATTCAACAAGATTTTTTTCACAGTAATGGGCATAACCGGGCTATGGGGCATGATGATCTCCGGAACGCGCGGAGCCATGATTGTACCTATGGTTGGAGGTGCTACTTATATCCTCCTCCGGAAAAATTTCAAGGCCTTTTTCATAGGAAGTATCCTGATGGCTTTCGTTTATGCCTTTTTTGCCTATACCTATATTGGTCAGGGCAACTCACAGATCCGCCGTATGCGAACGGCTTTCCGCCCGGAAGACGATGCTTCCTACCTGGTTCGCCTTGAAAACCGGCGCATATTGAGTGGTTACCTGAGAACCAAGCCTTTCGGTGGAGGTATCGGAAGCGCCGGTGACTGGGGCAAACGCTTCTCGCCTCAGGGCTTTCTGGCGCAAATTGCAACCGACAGCTGGTATGTGCAGATCTGGGCTGAACAAGGCATCGTCGGACTCATTTTGCATTTGTTTATCCTGAGCTATATTTTGCTCAAAGGTTCCTACATCATCATGTTCAGGCTCAAAGAGCCGGAGTTGCGCGGCATAATGGCGGCCCTCATGGCAGGATTCACCGGAATCATGGGGGCCAGCTACGGAAACGGTGTGTTGGGGCAAATGCCGACAGGAGTCTTGACCTACCTGAGCTGGTCGTTCATTTTTATGAGCCAGCAGCTCGAAAGGGAGTATATCTATCTGACTGGCAAGAACTTAAACCCCTGGTCGTTTAAGAACAAAACCTGAATTTCAACACATGAGCTATGATGGTGACGCAGTCCGTTCAAACGTGGCCGAAAGTATCGGTGGTCACAGTCAACTATAACCAATCGGCGGTCACCTGCGCACTGCTCGCCTCGCTCAGAAAGGTTAATTACCCCAACTTAGAGGTCATTGTGGTGGACAATGGTTCCCCTTCAGACAACCCTGACATTATTGCCGAAAAATTTCCTGAAGTTAAATTGATCAAAACCGGCAAGAACCTTGGCTTTGCCGGAGGCAACAACGCTGCCCTGCCCTTTGCTTCGGGAAAATACCTCTTATTTATCAACAATGATACCGAGGTAGAACCAGATTTCCTTGAACCCATGGTAGAATTGCTGGAGCAGAACCCGGAAATCGGCATGGTGAGTCCCCGCATTCAGTTTTTTCACAGCCCGGGAATACTGCAGTTTGCCGGTTTCACGCCCTTCAGCAAAATCACTGCCCGCAATTTTGCCATTGGTTTCGGACAAAAAGATGTCGGCCAATACGACCAGACCGTTTGCGAAACCGGCTCCATATTTGGCGCTGCCATGCTCGTTCCACGCGCTGTAATTGACAAGGTAGGCCCAATGGACGAAATTTACTTCCTTTATTATGAGGAACACGACTGGGCTGCACGCATTAAAAGCGCAGGTTACAAAATTTATTTTGATGGCCGCTCACTCGTCCGCCATAAAGAATCCATTTCCACCGTCAAGGAAAGCCCTTTTCAAATTTACTATCTGCACCGTGGCCGGGTGCTGTACGTCAGGCGAAATACCCACGGAATCTACAAAGTGCTGAGCTTGACATACCATTATACCATTGTGTTGGCAATCAACGCCTTAAGGTTTATACTGAAAAAGAGGCCCGACCTGGCCAAAGCTTTCCTGAAGGCCATGTATTGGAATATTGTTCATCCTTGCCGTTAAATACTGCTGCCATGCCAGAGCCTGTCTATATCATCCTGAAAGTGATTGAATACCTGGTGTTTGTCTATTTCGCATTTTCTGCTGTCTATATCACCGTTTTTGGGATAGCAGCTCTTTTCTACAAAAAACCGGCTTCAGTTCCGGTAAAGACATACCGGAAAATTGCGGTGATGATTCCCGGCTATAAAGAAGACAGGGTGATCGTTGGTGTGGCGAAGGATGCACTGGAGCAGGATTATCCGCAGGACAAGTTTGAGGTGATTGTGATAGCCGACACATTTAAGCCTGAGACCATTGAAGCATTGCGTTCGATTCCGGTGCGCGTTGTCGAAGTGGTCTTTGAGGTGAGCAAGAAATCGAAAGCGCTGAACAAATGCATGGAAGTGATTGGTGATTCGTACGATATCGCCATGATTCTCGATGCAGACAACATCATGGCACACGATGTGCTTCAGCAGATCAATCAGGCTTTTGAGCGTGGTTTTCAGGCGGTTCAGGCCCATCGTACAGCCAAAAACCTCAACACCCCATATGCCGTGCTCGATGCCATCAGCGAAGAAATCAACAACAATATTTTTCGAAAGGGCCACCGGGCATTGGGACTTTCGTCGGCCCTCATCGGGTCGGGTATGGGCATTGACTACAGCCTGTACAAAAGTACGATGGCCACCATCGATTCGGTAGGTGAAGACAAAGAAGTGGAACTGAAATTCCTGCGCAGAGGAATCACCATCGAATACCTGCCGGATGCAGATGTGTTCGACGAAAAGACCTCAAAGTCGGAAGTCTTTGTGAACCAACGCCGCCGATGGCTGGCTGCCCAGTTTGTTTACGTACGCACACACCTCTGGGATGGGGTTAAACAACTGATTGCCAAAGGAAATTTCGATTACTTCGACAAGGTGATCCAGTTTATGCAACCCCCGAGAATCATTCTCTCCGGCCTGAGTTTCATATTGGCCCTGGTTTATCTTACTATTGAGCTGCTTTGGCCGGATTTTTACAGCCAGCTTGCAGTCAGCTTTAAGCATTGGTTACTCATCTTCCTCACAAGCAGCCTTATCCTTTTGCTCAACACCCCAAAGCGTTTCTTCAGAACAAATACCATTGCAGCCCTGCTTTATCTGCCATCGGGTTTCCTGCTGATGATCAAGAGCTTACTAAAAATCCGAGGTGCATCTAAAAAGTTCATTCACACCACACACGAGCACACCGACCACGATGTAAAAAGAAATAAGGGGAAGGAGTAAAAGAAAAAACGTCAATTCATACTTATGACCGCTGGCCTGACATCCTATCCGCTGGTTTCCATCATCACGGTGAATTATAACCAAACGGAAGTGACCTGTGCCCTGCTTGCTTCGCTCCAGCGGATTACCTATCCAAACATCGAAGTGCTTGTGATCGACAATGCCTCTGACGATGATCCGCAGACAATCAAACAGCTCTTTCCCAATGTGATATTGGTGTTGAACCCGATCAACTACGGATTTGCAGCGGGAAACAACTTTGGCCTCATGCGTGCGAAGGGAGAGTATGTCTTGCTTCTGAACAACGACACGGAGGTGGACCCGGGTTTTCTTGAGCCATTGGTTAGTAAACTACAGAATAACAGGCATATAGGAGCCGTTAGTCCGAAA from Bacteroidota bacterium includes:
- a CDS encoding O-antigen ligase family protein; protein product: MNLFSSLRDKNGAEKLQHPLMVLMLVVLAVLLGYIIARGGMMVAIALVGLFPAIVFANRFLNNPRVGVYTIIVLAFTAIGLTRYIRGVPLGLTIDGFLVLTYIAIFFRYFYEKINFNQINRDIIYLSVVWFLYSILQLVNPEALSRTAWFYAMRGISLYMLLLIPIALLIFNRLRYLMILLYMWGAFSILGTLKGLQQLYIGPDYAEQFWLDTVGAVTHVLFGELRAFSFYSDAGQFGAAQGAAGIVGLLVATNIKGKFNKIFFTVMGITGLWGMMISGTRGAMIVPMVGGATYILLRKNFKAFFIGSILMAFVYAFFAYTYIGQGNSQIRRMRTAFRPEDDASYLVRLENRRILSGYLRTKPFGGGIGSAGDWGKRFSPQGFLAQIATDSWYVQIWAEQGIVGLILHLFILSYILLKGSYIIMFRLKEPELRGIMAALMAGFTGIMGASYGNGVLGQMPTGVLTYLSWSFIFMSQQLEREYIYLTGKNLNPWSFKNKT
- a CDS encoding glycosyltransferase, with amino-acid sequence MPEPVYIILKVIEYLVFVYFAFSAVYITVFGIAALFYKKPASVPVKTYRKIAVMIPGYKEDRVIVGVAKDALEQDYPQDKFEVIVIADTFKPETIEALRSIPVRVVEVVFEVSKKSKALNKCMEVIGDSYDIAMILDADNIMAHDVLQQINQAFERGFQAVQAHRTAKNLNTPYAVLDAISEEINNNIFRKGHRALGLSSALIGSGMGIDYSLYKSTMATIDSVGEDKEVELKFLRRGITIEYLPDADVFDEKTSKSEVFVNQRRRWLAAQFVYVRTHLWDGVKQLIAKGNFDYFDKVIQFMQPPRIILSGLSFILALVYLTIELLWPDFYSQLAVSFKHWLLIFLTSSLILLLNTPKRFFRTNTIAALLYLPSGFLLMIKSLLKIRGASKKFIHTTHEHTDHDVKRNKGKE
- a CDS encoding glycosyltransferase family 2 protein codes for the protein MMVTQSVQTWPKVSVVTVNYNQSAVTCALLASLRKVNYPNLEVIVVDNGSPSDNPDIIAEKFPEVKLIKTGKNLGFAGGNNAALPFASGKYLLFINNDTEVEPDFLEPMVELLEQNPEIGMVSPRIQFFHSPGILQFAGFTPFSKITARNFAIGFGQKDVGQYDQTVCETGSIFGAAMLVPRAVIDKVGPMDEIYFLYYEEHDWAARIKSAGYKIYFDGRSLVRHKESISTVKESPFQIYYLHRGRVLYVRRNTHGIYKVLSLTYHYTIVLAINALRFILKKRPDLAKAFLKAMYWNIVHPCR
- a CDS encoding oligosaccharide flippase family protein, whose amino-acid sequence is MNSLLKKLLTSNNFLSLANNGLVAFFAFVSFFLLVRALPQETFGEWVLLITTGGFIDMLRFGITRTAVIRFVSGAEEQDAKALIGANSLINFFSTALTSLLIYFIYLTLEERLADSGFLLFFKWYPLLAFFNLGFNNAQSVLQAKMRFDLMLALRMVNVLSFMLFLVINLWTKYDIDTIVWAYLVTNLISSLLASVFNWDGIRYTFKATRQAIRVILNFGKYTTGTLIGSNLLRSSDTFIIGLSSFMGAAGVAVYSIPLKLTEIIEIPLRSFAGTAFPSMSKAAIEGKTDEARLIFYRNAGGTTLLMVPLMALSFIFAEQIVWFLGGDDYVVSANIFRIFCIYGLLLPIDRFLGVGLDSINMPRQNFYKVLYMATFNIIGDLIVVFGLLQLLLGSSWLVLLGQGFAPDDAYRIAHGFSLIKSLEMVAIVTILFTVIGIMVGYYYMDKTLKLDKYAIFAEGINVLKTNWHILLDNLKHNRRA